A window of Malania oleifera isolate guangnan ecotype guangnan chromosome 2, ASM2987363v1, whole genome shotgun sequence genomic DNA:
gatgtatataattttatactttttgttgcgtaggcttctgctgtatgttttgttatatccctggtacccacgggtccaggtggatggtgacctgctgagttggattgtgggatatgtagtataGATCTTATGATAttgataatataaaaaaaaaatgtgaaaaaaatgagcaggtcgtgacaatcACAACCTTTAGATTTAAGGAAAATACCGTTGATCGGTGTATACatctaaaggtcagtgggagcaagtttgtctttctgattctatatgttgatgatattttgctTGCCAATAAAGATCTTGATTTACTGAATGAcaccaagagatttctttctatgaactttgaaatgaaagataggggtgaggcaacttatgtgatAGGGATTGAAATATTCCATGATAGATCACATTAAATGTTAGGGCTGTCTCAGAAgggatatattaataaagttctagaaagatttcatatgCCTGAATGTAAGCCTACTCCTGCTCTTATTagtaaaggggacaagttcagtgCAAAGAATTATCCACAAaatgaattagaaaagaaaagtatggaaaatatttcttttgcatctattgttgggagtttgatgtatgtgtaGACTTGTACGAGTCCGGATATTAACTTTCCAGTTGAATGCTCAGGAGATACCAAAGTAATCCtggaatggagcattggaaagtTGCAAAGAAGGTTTTAAGGTATTTGAAAGGAATGAAACATTGTATGCTCACATATCAAAGATCAGATCAATTGGAAGTGATTGGTTACTCCAACTCAGATTTTGCTGGATGTGTTGATAGTCGAAAATCAACTTATGGTTATTTGTTCCTATTAGCTGGAGGAGCAATATTATGGAAAAGCGCCAAACTATCATAgcagcatctactatggaagctgaatttgtggcaTGCTTTGAGGCTATAATTCATGCTTTGTGGTTGCGGAACTTTATCTCAGGACTTGGAATTGTCGATAGTATAGCCAAGCCGCTgggaatttattgtgataatttcgCAGtagtctttttctccaaaaacgaCAAGTATTCTAATGGCGTTAAGCACATGGAGCTCAAATATTTGGCCATTAAGGAGGAAGTTTGGAAACATACGGTGGttatagaacatataaggactgagctcatgatagcagatcctttaaTTAAGGGGTTGGCACTGAAAACATTTAAGAATGCTAATCAcatgggtctttgttgtaatccttgatgtataaTTGTGGATTTTTATGTTTTGTTCAATAACATGTATGTTGATATCGCTAATGGTGTTTCTGAACATTGTTTCCTGTTTACCATCAATCACGTATTTATGGAGATGAATTATTATTAACAGGAATGGCCTTTGACAAAAGACATTACGATGACATTATGGTTACTtcctattatggattatagtGAGATGATTTGCTAGCATTTGtagtacatggaagggaagatgtcgctTTAATGATATTTCCCACCATGACTCGTGTTAGAAAGatattaattataatattatggtaATCTCACTAAAAGTATGAATAAGCTAACAATTGTGCACATATTATGGTTACATTGTTAATTCAAATTAAAGTCATTCATATaggccaagtgggagaatgttggattatatcccaaaggatatgtcccacatgaataaCACATGAAAGATAAGTGTTCCATATGATAAGTGAAATGACttatgataaggaaaataaaatgacTTATCTATGAATAATGAAAAGTCTTATAATGTGAGATTAATGGTTGGAAGATAAAAATGTTTTCCTATATAAGTATTGTTATGGGGAGTAGTTGTAAATGAGAGTCATTCTTGTATGTTTATGGAAtgatataaagaaaataaatataggaATCGTCCTCTCTCTACCTTTATTCTCTATTCATTAGGCTACTCTCATACATTTAGTGATATATAAAAAGAGATCGGGGTTAAGTGAGAGAAATGATTCTTATCGGTTTGTATACGTCATGAACGATCCCGACTCATATATCTTATGCTTTCCGCATTATAGATTATACACGTATGTGAAGATCATGATGATGAAGATCCTGTATTTAGCTAATAGTAGCATATAGATTTCTTACAGAGTTATGCAATGAATCACAAGAACAAAGCTCGGATTTTCCTGTTCGAGAGAGTATTAGGTGCACCATATGACCCGATATCaagttaataaaaaaattaatacttatatAAGAGGTGAATCTATTCTTAGGAAGTCGAATACTAAATCAAGAGAACTCCCTTCACGTGATTACGAAGGTGCGATGTATGCATACGATGCACTCAACAATTTTTCTCTTGTTCTAACTATCCACTCATTAAATATTTACTGAACTATAATCGAACTATAAtctacttaaatttaaatttaaaactcaaactCATACTATTAGACACAACATGAATGCTTTTATTGACTTCGATCACCTTCCTTGCTCTCCAAATCAAGGGTTGGAGGCTGAAGCCTCATCGGTGCCGCTCTAGGAACCGCCAAACTAGGGTTCATCCCATCATGTTTAaaaaaacgagagagagagagagagagagagagagagagagagagagagagagagagagagagagagagagagagagccttaaACAAGGAATCACTTTGGTCTAATCTGTGTGTGTGAAAGAGAGTATATCATATGATATCTTTTCCCATGGGGAATAAAATAAAGCACTCCATCGCTGATGAGGCTGGCCTGTTCATGCCCATGGACCACGCAAGCTATATCTTggcccctcctcctcctcctcctcatttttcttttttaatacaaTAATGTTTTGGAAACTTTTAGGCTATGTTTGGGAGTATGATTTCAGgttttaaattaatatttgaatgattttaataaattttgatataattttatattatattataaccAAATCCAATACAATCCTTATGCTATGATTAATAATTAGTTTGTCCTTCCATTTTTCTCTATTCCTATTTAAATATTTAGGTCTAAATTTATTCTTGCCTTAACTAATACTCAAAATTTATCTAACAATGCAGTGGTTTTTTTCACCGTTaaatttagaaaaagaaaaaaagtactCATGTAAGATTTTTACAATAGCAAATCAATCGGCTAATGTAAAAAGTGAAATCAATTTgccaatataaaaaaaatttactattttttatatTAACTTATGTTTGATTCAAAAAAGTATGTTAAGTACCTAGTTGTTAATTTATCTAATGATTATAtccaattattattaattttataaaaaaaaattataaaaaattatatctaAACCACATGCTATATTAAATATatgttttttattaaattaaaatgaaatattttttccataatattaTGCTCTTACATTGTACTAACTCTTAATTCAAAAAACAATTTTAGTTCttcataaattatgaaaaaaaaaatgtttatatatcatcttatttcataatttcttttaTATGATGATTGGAGCcgtaaattaaaataaaatgtttaTCTTCTTCTTGTAAGTGAATTTCTTATaagtaaaatttatatttaatatgaAAGTTCATTGGTAAATTTGTAATAGTTAAATGAGTAATATTGAATGCAAAAACTACTcatctaaatatatataaataatattaattgatGGTTTAAGAATCTTTGATTATTTTGtaatattagaaaaaaattaaagataataATTAAATAGAATAATCTGTTGGAGATAAAGTTAACTTTtagtttttaaaagttttaaatatgTAACTTTTAAAAGTTTTTCGGAAAACCTAAAAGCTTTCATTTGAAAGTTAAAAAACTAAATATCAAACATTTTAGATCtatattttacttttaaaaaggaaaaattgttATAGAAAATGAGAACCAAACTCACCCTTAATATAAACTAAAGCAAAAGCATAACTTGCAATATACATGGTATACACATATTTTTCAAGAAGATGGTTTTTTGAGACGatgtttttttaaataaaatgtgtTTATATATGAAATTAGAGTCTTGAACTAACGAAAGCCCACTCTCTCTAAGGCTATGCTATATCCTCTTGAGATGTTGCTAAAATAAAATGATCTTATTAATCTCTTGAAGGGTAAATCATATACCAAATCGCCCAATTAGAAAAATTTGGTACTATCATGTCATATAATTTTGTTTTGACTAAGTTTACGAGTTGAAGATAAGCGTACCCAAACTGCTGACATCCTCCATAGGATAAACCACAATCTTATGGTCTTCAGATAATTCTATCATAGAAGCCAACGATAAATATTGACTCCCACATCCACCCTCATCCGGTCATCGTCAACATATAAAAAAAAGAATTAGGTTCTTTAAGAGGATCAACATGACTCTCCTATTAAAGTCTCTTATCCAATGAAAATACAATAAATATGTAGATcttataacataatacttattatTTGATATATTTTCATTAAATGAAAGGACCTAATAGCAGGACCACGTTAGTTGGTTctcttgaaaaacttaatttttttaatcttctttaaaaagcaattctttttcaaaatttcaaaagtaTGTCGTGTAATTAATTCCAATTTATAaacatgaaatttaattttttacatgtaaaaaaattttaagttgaaCTCTTCCAGTGCAGCAATACTTATATATAGTTGGCTATTGAAAAGTTGACCCAGCTGGCAGagaattcctaattaattaagtACCCTGCGCGCGCCGTGCTCTGGTTGACGAAAACAATTTCCGGCCACCGATTCTCCCTTGTTTGGCTGCAGATAAAAAAACTTCCCAATCAAACCAGAGGAAATCGCAGCTGGGAAATGCTAACCCACTTCGAGTGCAGATAAAAAACGCTTGTGAAAAAGATCAAACCAAATGGCCCCACTTTTTTGAACGCTGGCCCTGGCAGcacctagctactgagaaagccaGGGACGTACAACGCACGTCCCGTCGTAAAAAGACACAGAAATACACTGCAAAGAGCATGCTTTTCACAACTAATAAGGgcaatttagtattttcacacCGCACCGCACCACAAAGGCCCATGCACCGCACGCACATGGTGCCCTTTCCACGCCTATAAAATGCCAAGGCCGAGCTTATCCTTTTCCTCaatctcctctctctcctctctctttctctaaagtCTAACAATGGCCTCTGGAGCACCATTGTCTTCCTTTGTCTGCTATTTGCTTGTCCTGTGCACCGTCGCCCAGGCTACGCACCCTGGGCTCATTTTAACCGTGGTCAACAACTGCCCCTTCACCATCTGGCCCGCCATTCAGCCCAACGCCGGCCACGTCCTGCCGGAGCGGGGCGGGTTCGCCCTCGAGACCCTGACCCACCACTCCTTCTACGCCCCGGCCCAGCACTGGTCGGGCCGGATCTGGGGCCGCACCGGCTGCACCCACCACAACGGCCATTTCACCTGCGCCACCGGCGACTGCGGCGGCCGCATCCAGTGTGAGGGCTTGGGCGGCGCCACCCCCGCCACGCTGGCGCAGTTCACCCTCCACCACGGGCACGCCGACTTCTCCTCCTACGGGGTGAGCCTGGTGGACGGGTTCAACCTGCCGATGACAGTGACGCCGCACGAGGGGAAGGGGGTTTGCCCGGTGGTGGGGTGCAGGGTGAACCTGCTGGAGACGTGTCCGCCGCAGCTGCAGGTGAGGGGGGCGGCGGGACACGTGGTGGGGTGCAAGAGCGGGTGCGAGGCGTTCGGGACCGACGAGCTGTGCTGCAGGAACCATTACAACAGCCCGCAGACGTGCAAGGCGTCTATCTACTCGGATTTCTTCAAGCACTCCTGCCCCAACACCTTCACCTTCGCCCACGACAGCCCCTCCCTCATACACGAGTGCTCGGCGCCGCGCGAGCTCAAGGTCATCTTTTGTCACTAAAAGATTACACAGAGCAAAACTCCAtccactgttttttttttttttttttctttctttctttctttcttttcagtGTCcctgtgttttgttttgttttgttttgtttttttggatTATGCATCGTGTATCCGTGTCTATTTTACGATTCACGTAACTAAGGGGTTTTATGGATGTGTATGGTATGCAAAGGCACAGTTCGACACTTGTGTAGTTAGTCTCTTGAAGCTGTAAGCTGTTAAAGTGTTAAGGCCTGTTTATGTTTGGACTTTCATTATTACGTGTCTGAAAGTCTGTGTTCCACTTTACTTTTACGTGTGTTTTTGTTATATGGAGATTCGAAAAAGAAGGGATGGTGAGGATAACGTACGTGGATGGAGCAGTGGAAGAGTGAAAAGGTGCGCAGTGCGCTTCGCCGtggaattcaaataaataaataatttatatataaatattattatatgcATTAATATATGACAGTGATGTGGGTGATCTGTTAAGTGGGGACGCGAATCTCTGACCAGGGGGAGGGGGGGAGGGAGACAAAGGGTGACAGATTGAGTGGGTTGCATCATGGATGCGCGAGGGGTCCAACGTCTCTCtgcatttgaaaaatcaaatgccaaaaaatttaattttgtacttctcaattttttaaaaaaatttgaaaggccaataattaattagagtcctttttaatttaaattctttttttttttctggaaaaTTCTAGTTTTCGATATGTGTGTTGGTGTTGGTGTTGGTGTTGGTGTTGGTGTGTGGGTCACGTGCTcgcctttttttcttttttcctttttatcttattttttaatcTCAGTCGCCGTAGGACCCTGTTTGTTTCCGTGGAAATTGGCCTTGTTCCAAGTCAAGagccaaaagaaaagaaaagaaaaaaaagtaaaataattcAAAGATAATTCACTTGTAGAATAGCTATTCAATCGATAAAAtggaaaataatttaaattttagaaataaagTAAAtagttattttataaatatttttaattattttatttaatatataattaaaaaatgtataataaaattttaaaaataattaattatttattatctattccttattaaaactcataaaatatttcacattattatttattttattgtaataatataattttttacatAACTAATTATAACTATCTTACTAAAATTAATTTATTCTTATGAATAAATATCGTGCAAACTGTGTAATCATAATTAATTTGTATATATTAAGGTAACTTTCAACtcccataaattttttttaaaaaaaatttcatataaagtgaaaattttaaaatatacattttatggtcataattatttttttttatttttatcaaatcattcCAAAGAGAAGATATTTTCATAGTAAAATTTACAACAATACAACCTTAAGTTTTATTATGTGAGATCGGGTATATGAattcttttctttcaatttgcAAGATCGATGATGTTTTCATCAATTAAAAAATTGTTAAACTCTTTTTCATTACctcattttaaattaatttatctttatcCTTACCACTTTTAGTACCATTAACAATAACCATCTTGCTCTTCCTCACTAACTTGACCTATGTTTCAACTACTTAGACCATCTAAATTGctcttccctttttcttttattgtaTCGATGTTGTAGGATGgctcatatcgagtggaacacGTGTATAGAGAAAGCAGACTTATATTTTGAGAATTTTTTCTAATACCTCAGTAAGGCTAagattagtataaatacatatgatataACCATACTTTTTACAATAGTGAAATTTCGCCACCGCtcgctcctgtggatgtaggcatactACTGAATCATGTTAAATTCATATATTTCTCTTGCTTTCCTTATTACTATGtttttttgtattattcatcataattgtcGCACGTTTCACATCAATTGGTGATATATGTTTATTTCTTAATTAATCCTTTAATGTTAAAAACTCTCATCTAACTTGACATTCGTATTTCAACAACTTAACTTTTTGAACATATTGTTTCTTGTCAAGCactttgatccatatagcatgacTCATCTTGTAACAGActtaaaaattttccttttaatttgaatattattattatatatatgatcaCTCAACGCACTTAAAACACTCCTTTAGCTTATCAAACCTATTTTAACtatgtagagactcggaaaatagtaataataaaaaatagcaATAAAagaggaatttggtttggtgtaggaccaaaccgtcgacggtttgagagAGTCTCAGAAAAATCATTGATGATTTTGTGTAGTGCCCTGAACCCGAGAGTGGGCCCGGGGTGTTATTTGTGAATAaaataaactctgataccataataccacCACCCGCCCTAACAAGGGAAAACTAGGTGGTCCTGTCATAACTAAAAGTAAAATCATACAGCGGAAGAAAACACCTCAAtcatattaccagagttctaattgtccccaaatatacatataaacttcTTGTCAATATATTACAACCCTAAAATATCAAAACATAATAATTGgtgtctcaccagctctgacTTCTACTAACAACCGTCTAGTCCCAACCCCTAGGTAAGTTACGCATGGTTCCCTATAGAACCTGAAAAATGAGATagataatggggtgagacacttttcaataAGGTAGATTAGACtatcatcaatgtgtggctaacatgagttttcttgtgaatttaaaacttccattatttgaATGTATctgaaatgacatttaaaactgtattgatctataatactgaaaatacataatttcttaaTAATGTACTGTCGGCTCAGTATAGCCAAttaatagtaaatttgcccatatatgcataaaagaaatcACCCTATACCACTGAAGTAGCATTGTCATGCTTTCCcatcgacatgcttccccccgtgacgggttgtgcgacccaatGGCTGGACTTAGCATATGACCGACTGACCATAACTAAGTTagaaaaaggtagtaagtacgattgtgcctaccctatACCCAGAACAGCATTGGgagtgtaaagacccgaaaatttaaaaaggattaaaataatttagaaaaaaaataataaataaaataacagataaataaataaaaggaatgacgtgggaaaagagaaaaaaaattaaaattaaagaaattaaattaaattaagataaattaaataattaaataattttttattaaattaaatatttttatattggattttaaaaaaataataattaaaataagatatatatatatatatatatatatatatatatatatatatatatgtaaagttaagttatctGACACgaagagataagaagagaagaaagaaagaagaaagaagaaggaagaagaaggaagaagaaagaagaaagagaaagtcAGAGGAGTCAggaccccccccccctctctgcaAATCTCCTGTGTGTCTCCGCGTctgtctccgcctctctctcttcttctctcaattactcggcgagtttgcgacggatcgggaaactgaaggtgccgttggaatcctggttccgctactgacatttctactggagtagatttttcataggaacgacttaggtactgctcctggggaaaggtagtttttccccattttctcaattttaccgttaatatgtggttaaatcgacgaacggacaccaccacggggttctagtcgtcgtcatcgtcattttgacatatgcaattttccaattggggttttttaggccctactccaaagcgaaagtgggatttggaaaatttggtaattttgctaaatttaagggtattattatttatttaggaattatgaccctaggaagtattaaattaatattttattcaggaataatttattggaactaggaatttaatttcagggtccgggtgagcgccgcaggtatttttcggagtcccagttggcgtagttcaagaaaccaggtaagggaaaaaatatatattaaatcagaatttttatgaatttaatggaaaaataaattgtgttatatgtacgtgtatatgttttgatatgggtaaaatgccaactatttaaattatatttttttccaagtttagggttgtttattagatatgtatatgcgaaaatgaactgatgaaagtgggaaatattttcaggataattaagtaagaaatgaaaggtatttttagtatataaacattaaatgttgattggcttattttacaagcaatgtatgaattttactgttaaattgtgtggcatgagattctgtgtaaatatatgttaaatgtatgagatgcaggttaagtaagtaaaatcatgaaaataaaatatgatatggacaatgttgcctatgtgtgttaatgcaaccatgtaaacagctgaaaaatattgggtaaacaACTGatagatgctgggtaaaatagttaaaagtggctgggtaaatgtgtcacagctaaaagtgactgggtaaatgtgtcacagctgaaagtggctgggtaaatgtgaaacagttgaaagtggctgggtaaatgtataacagctgaaagatgctgggtaaaatagctgaaagatgctgggtataaaatgaaataaaatgaaatgaaacgggaaatgaatgaaatggaaatgaaatgtaaaatgtgaacaatataaaatgggaaagagtcacttaaagtgaaatacaatgcaatgttaagccatgaatatgaagagatgtgtataattaaataatgatagaaagaatgatgtattatgatattaaaagtatgtatgtacatagaacatgttacgattgggcaagacGTACttttctcctgagggcttgctgagtaaggcgagtgcactagtagctacagatgtggcagtagccgcataatgtactagggcagagggaacctacttgtatgagcgggtagatttccctattcttagggcctttgccggtaagctattgttgatcagtgtgagtacgagattaatttatcacttgagggcttactgagtaaggtgagtgccctggtatgctttagctgcgacctttgggttgcctaagtatcagagtagaggggtgctacttgtatgggcgggtaatcacccctatcctcgggtaatcttgtgggttaaacattcgcatgtgtttgattaggatcagggaatgcttTTGAAAAgcatgttaaggattttcaaatgttaaatattatgttatatataaactcatgttggccacacactgctttaatatatggtttcttcccttactgagatgtgtctcacccgaatatgagtgtattttttttttcaggattttctcgagatcgagctttgagagctcgaggtttttatagcgttattggggaatataaaaagtaaagggtatatttctatgttaattttgagatgtacaaaatttatgttttacgtccttatattttaagtctgtggagaaaagaaagtttgcgaacatactgaattattttgggagttatgtagatttatggaaatgcaggtgttggatgatttaatatagattatagttagaattagtaaactctggttttatgttatatggagattatgatcatgttttccgctgcgtatgttatgttaattatggatgatcaggtataacgcactggacccgGGTTTAACGGTTCGGGGCGTTTCAGGGAGGGTCACCTGAAATTACATCGGGAGGGGTCCCCCGGAACTACATCAGGAGTAGTATTGTACCCAAGCCACAAATCAACTATCCCACATCACACTTCCATCcctgtgtgattgcactcactgccaACACATAACTACAGTACcgtactcataacataacatctgATCCTTAggattcttaaatcatatatgacaatttacttAATAAAATTGTAATCATGTATTCACTTTCATAAAATTGTATAAAACAAAAGttattcataattctgtaaaatatctatcataTACTATCTCGATATAAAGCCGACATATTAAACTTGGCATCCAACCGTTATATCAACATCTCGGCCTATAGTCGTCATATCACATATCGGCATATAGCTGTCATATCACATCTCGGCATATAGCTGTCATATCATACTGtatcataactatataaacattttgtTCATTTATGCCATTTTAAAccgttctcatgccacacaattttcatctaataaatcataaatatatataactgTTTGGAAAACATATAAGTTATTGAAAATAAAGGTATGAGCATATCCAAgctttaatttaactcaaactatacaTTTTACTAAAAATAAGAGATGTTCAATCCATTCACGTTAGTTTTCCGCAAAAcatatgaaaataaaaacaacCATTTTCATATGTTTGATtcgtttagaaaatcatatataccatTTCTGTaaacatatattgcaatttaatcggttcatatttcaaaaataactgacataatctaatccccttacctgttcctgaagaAACTGCCTAAAACTTTCAAAACCACGAAACCTAGCCGCTCGAATCCGTTAAGGATCAGCGACCTAAAAGCCGAGAGGAGGATCGAGTAGCACTCATGAGTGATCCGGGAGGCttagaggggagagagagagagagagagatgagagagactAAGAGTTTCCCAAAAACCCTAATTAGAGAGAGAGGGGGTTGTGagagttatgaaaaaaaaaaaaaaaaaaaagcattacttagcccttaagtaacttAGCTTGCAGGAAAACTAACGGTTTTCCTGAGACCGTTGACGATTTGGCCACTTACCAAACCTGTTTTGCCCATGTAATGCTCTCGATTGTTTG
This region includes:
- the LOC131149551 gene encoding osmotin-like protein, whose protein sequence is MASGAPLSSFVCYLLVLCTVAQATHPGLILTVVNNCPFTIWPAIQPNAGHVLPERGGFALETLTHHSFYAPAQHWSGRIWGRTGCTHHNGHFTCATGDCGGRIQCEGLGGATPATLAQFTLHHGHADFSSYGVSLVDGFNLPMTVTPHEGKGVCPVVGCRVNLLETCPPQLQVRGAAGHVVGCKSGCEAFGTDELCCRNHYNSPQTCKASIYSDFFKHSCPNTFTFAHDSPSLIHECSAPRELKVIFCH